One genomic region from Gemmatimonadota bacterium encodes:
- the aroB gene encoding 3-dehydroquinate synthase: MILPPARVVRSTAAAGDYPLYVEAGRACALAPLLEDVAPGARLAVIADATVAALHADAVRAGCARPSDLYTFPAGEPSKSVAEWARLTGALLADGHDRDSLVIALGGGVTGDLAGFVAATFMRGVPVVQVPTTLLAMIDSSVGGKTGVNTPVGKNLVGAFHAPRAVVIDPTLGATLPVRERAQGLVEAVKHGAIRSAAHLGRIEDAAAALLAGDVEETAAVVRDSIAIKAEVVGQDEREAGLRRILNFGHTIGHALERLSDFALPHGTAVAAGVIAEARLGEALGVSDAGTAERITTALSALGLDGEPLTRWPAEAIVAATRSDKKGKEGRARYVLLERAGVVAPGAGWLHTPEEEAVVAVLHARG, from the coding sequence GTGATCCTCCCGCCCGCCCGGGTCGTCCGCTCGACTGCGGCAGCCGGTGACTACCCGCTCTACGTGGAGGCCGGACGAGCGTGCGCGTTGGCGCCCCTGCTGGAGGACGTCGCTCCGGGAGCCCGACTGGCCGTGATCGCCGACGCGACCGTGGCCGCGCTGCACGCGGATGCGGTGCGCGCCGGCTGCGCGCGACCGAGCGACCTGTACACCTTCCCCGCCGGCGAGCCCTCCAAGTCCGTGGCGGAATGGGCCCGCCTCACCGGGGCGCTGCTCGCCGACGGGCACGACCGGGACTCGCTCGTGATCGCGCTGGGCGGGGGTGTGACCGGGGATCTAGCCGGCTTCGTGGCAGCGACGTTCATGCGCGGCGTTCCGGTCGTGCAGGTGCCCACCACGCTGCTGGCCATGATCGACTCGTCGGTGGGCGGCAAGACCGGCGTCAACACGCCGGTCGGCAAGAACCTGGTCGGGGCCTTCCATGCGCCCCGCGCCGTGGTGATCGATCCCACCCTGGGAGCCACCTTGCCCGTCCGCGAGCGCGCACAGGGGCTCGTCGAGGCCGTCAAGCACGGAGCCATCCGCAGCGCGGCCCATCTGGGCCGCATCGAAGACGCCGCCGCCGCCCTCCTGGCCGGAGACGTGGAGGAGACCGCGGCCGTCGTCCGCGACTCCATCGCCATCAAGGCGGAGGTGGTGGGCCAGGACGAGCGCGAAGCGGGGCTGCGGCGCATCCTGAATTTCGGGCACACCATCGGGCATGCCCTGGAGCGGTTGAGCGACTTCGCGCTCCCGCACGGGACGGCCGTGGCGGCCGGCGTCATCGCCGAGGCGCGGCTGGGCGAGGCCCTGGGCGTCAGCGACGCGGGCACGGCCGAGCGGATCACGACCGCGCTGTCCGCGCTGGGCCTCGACGGCGAGCCCCTGACCCGCTGGCCCGCCGAGGCCATCGTGGCCGCCACCCGCTCGGACAAGAAGGGGAAGGAAGGGCGCGCGCGCTACGTCCTGCTGGAGCGGGCCGGCGTGGTGGCCCCCGGCGCAGGCTGGCTGCACACCCCGGAAGAAGAGGCGGTGGTTGCGGTGCTGCACGCGCGGGGGTGA
- a CDS encoding cupin domain-containing protein — protein MKGRPRRVEKPWGHELIWAETEHYVGKILQINAGEALSLQYHEIKDETLYLLEGVLRFYAGPVGGDIEELTLEKGDNFRVRPHTVHRMVAVTDCTMLEASTPHLEDVVRLEDRYGRAAVPEAG, from the coding sequence ATGAAGGGACGACCGCGACGGGTCGAGAAGCCGTGGGGCCACGAGCTCATCTGGGCCGAAACGGAGCACTATGTGGGCAAGATCCTCCAGATCAACGCGGGGGAGGCGCTCTCGCTGCAGTACCACGAGATCAAGGACGAGACGCTCTACCTGCTGGAGGGCGTGCTGCGCTTCTACGCCGGCCCGGTCGGAGGCGACATCGAGGAGCTGACGTTGGAGAAGGGCGACAACTTCCGGGTCCGGCCCCATACCGTGCACCGCATGGTGGCGGTCACGGACTGCACCATGCTGGAAGCGTCCACGCCGCACCTGGAGGACGTGGTCCGGCTGGAGGACCGCTACGGTCGCGCCGCCGTGCCGGAGGCCGGTTGA
- the folK gene encoding 2-amino-4-hydroxy-6-hydroxymethyldihydropteridine diphosphokinase, whose amino-acid sequence MAFALGSNVGDRRAHLTAAAHALCGRLHRAAVSSLYETEPVGDVPQAPYLNAVVVGETGAGPSELADWIRSLEAAAGRIRTQRWGPRTLDVDVLLLGARTLEAAGLRIPHPRFRERAFVLEPLAEIAADWVDPETDLSVAGLLERLAPADRTEVVRVEAPEWAGAVPC is encoded by the coding sequence GTGGCCTTCGCGCTGGGGTCCAACGTCGGGGATCGTCGGGCCCACCTGACGGCGGCGGCCCACGCCCTCTGCGGCCGCCTCCACCGGGCGGCCGTGTCCTCGCTGTACGAGACCGAGCCCGTCGGGGACGTGCCCCAGGCCCCCTACCTCAACGCGGTGGTGGTCGGGGAGACGGGGGCGGGCCCCTCCGAGCTGGCGGACTGGATCCGGAGCCTGGAGGCCGCGGCGGGCCGGATCCGCACCCAGCGCTGGGGCCCGCGCACGCTGGATGTGGATGTCCTGCTCCTGGGCGCGCGCACGCTGGAGGCGGCCGGTCTGCGCATCCCGCATCCGCGCTTCCGGGAGCGGGCGTTCGTGCTGGAGCCCCTGGCGGAGATCGCTGCCGATTGGGTCGATCCCGAGACCGACCTCTCCGTGGCGGGCCTGCTGGAGCGCCTGGCGCCCGCGGACCGCACGGAGGTGGTGCGGGTGGAGGCGCCCGAATGGGCAGGCGCGGTCCCATGCTGA
- a CDS encoding DUF6782 family putative metallopeptidase, which produces MGRRGPMLTLAAALLVSACAAPPDTTWVRSSDPALARMAGELLPALAAKANLALTEPVRVEWRSREELERYLRVKVDEELPVARAQALSDAYGLLGLFPAPVDLRALLLDVHLEQVAGFYDPDSTALFVMREQPEAMTRTILVHELVHAIQDQTTSLDSITARERGTDRQTAAQAAIEGHATLVMLEFMAEGMRGEPLDLSTVTDFQGRIRPLLEQARTQYPALASAPRVIQESLLYPYLAGAGFVQALWQAQGGRPAPFGRDLPQSTEQVDDPARFVGERDDPTALALTAPGVEIRIEDELGQLGTRILLEERAGTMAGAAARGWDGDRFLLWEQGGQSGLVWATVWDDPAARDAFLDTLAGGEWALEARTVSDRPVAIVRIGAEPPSGVELSVP; this is translated from the coding sequence ATGGGCAGGCGCGGTCCCATGCTGACGCTGGCGGCCGCCCTCCTCGTGAGCGCCTGCGCCGCCCCCCCGGACACCACCTGGGTGCGCTCCTCCGATCCGGCGCTGGCGCGCATGGCGGGGGAGCTGCTCCCGGCGCTCGCCGCCAAGGCCAACCTGGCCCTGACCGAGCCCGTCCGGGTGGAATGGCGGAGCCGCGAGGAGCTGGAGCGCTATCTGCGGGTGAAGGTGGACGAGGAGCTGCCGGTGGCGCGGGCGCAGGCCCTGTCCGACGCCTACGGGCTCCTGGGCCTGTTCCCCGCACCGGTGGACCTGCGGGCCCTGTTGCTGGACGTGCACCTCGAGCAGGTGGCCGGCTTCTACGACCCCGACTCCACGGCGCTGTTCGTGATGCGCGAGCAGCCGGAGGCGATGACGCGGACCATCCTGGTGCACGAGCTGGTGCACGCCATCCAGGACCAGACCACGTCGCTGGATTCCATCACCGCGCGCGAGCGCGGCACCGACCGGCAGACGGCGGCGCAAGCCGCCATCGAAGGGCACGCCACGTTGGTGATGCTGGAGTTCATGGCCGAGGGGATGCGCGGCGAGCCGCTCGACCTCTCCACGGTGACCGACTTCCAGGGGCGCATCCGACCCCTGCTCGAGCAGGCGCGCACGCAGTATCCGGCGCTCGCCTCCGCACCGCGTGTCATCCAGGAATCGCTGCTCTACCCCTATCTGGCGGGCGCCGGCTTCGTGCAGGCGCTCTGGCAGGCGCAGGGCGGTCGGCCCGCTCCCTTCGGCCGCGATCTTCCGCAGTCGACCGAGCAGGTGGACGATCCTGCGCGCTTCGTGGGGGAGCGCGACGACCCCACGGCGCTCGCGCTGACCGCGCCCGGTGTCGAGATCCGGATCGAGGACGAGCTGGGGCAGCTCGGAACGCGCATCCTGCTGGAGGAGCGGGCGGGTACCATGGCGGGGGCGGCCGCGCGCGGATGGGACGGGGACCGCTTCCTCCTCTGGGAGCAGGGCGGTCAGAGCGGGTTGGTCTGGGCCACCGTCTGGGACGACCCCGCCGCCCGCGACGCCTTCCTGGACACCCTCGCCGGGGGGGAGTGGGCGCTGGAGGCGCGCACGGTCTCGGACCGGCCGGTGGCGATCGTGCGCATCGGTGCCGAGCCTCCGTCCGGGGTGGAGCTGTCGGTGCCGTGA
- a CDS encoding PBP1A family penicillin-binding protein has translation MWKKPLAVVKRFAQVPYVWMPAVFLGFAALGGALGSWQNLCATCPSIAQIYNYEPTQTSKVYARGGELIAEFGEEARTPVEIADLPPHVPHAFVAVEDKRFYRHNGLDFIALPRVAFGVLTGTSGQRGGGSTITQQLARNMFESIGSERRDIWKLIVRKLKEARVAMQLEEVYTKDQILEAYINQINYGQNWLGIQTAARNYFGKNASELTPSEAAMLAAIPKSPTRYSPLNNPDLTLERRNLVLQLMAEQDYLERADAERYKQEPVPTVRAQMDKGIAPYFVEWVRGQLDDRFGSQLYTAGLRVHTTLDASMQRAANLSMEHGFVAVEGRPGFRHPRYAQFADSTSLSMANSPYVQGAFVALSPQTGEVWAMIGGRDFRHSKFNRATQARRQAGSSFKPFVYTSAIASRIPASHVIIDAPVVIPQLDTTEWKPKNFSGEFAGPMTLREGLRTSTNMIAIKLGMEVGLETVAQTARRMGIRTEVERFESTAIGAVEVVPLQMAEAYSAFATLGTKSVPHGIARVESATGEVLWEIEPEQAEVLDQPVARIMVSMMEDAVNRGTGTAVRTTAGLPYDVRVAGKTGTTNDATNTWFIGYTPNLLALVWFGMDLPQTTRPNATGGGDAAPVWGEFARLVYYGNTDEDSDPGFEPMLEIPAEWPMVDGLTTRLVDAKTGKLASQWCPEEDQYTELYLPGTEPTDLCDRSGEGLLRRLRIPR, from the coding sequence ATGTGGAAGAAGCCGCTCGCCGTCGTCAAGCGCTTCGCACAGGTCCCCTACGTCTGGATGCCGGCCGTCTTCCTGGGCTTCGCCGCCCTGGGCGGCGCCCTGGGCTCCTGGCAGAACCTGTGCGCGACCTGTCCGTCGATCGCCCAGATCTACAACTACGAGCCCACCCAGACCAGCAAGGTCTACGCCCGCGGGGGCGAGCTCATCGCGGAGTTCGGCGAGGAGGCACGCACGCCCGTCGAGATCGCGGACCTGCCGCCGCACGTCCCCCACGCCTTCGTGGCGGTCGAGGACAAGCGCTTCTACCGGCACAACGGGCTCGACTTCATCGCCCTGCCCCGGGTGGCCTTCGGCGTCCTGACCGGCACCTCCGGGCAGCGGGGCGGCGGCAGCACCATCACGCAGCAGCTGGCCCGCAACATGTTCGAGAGCATCGGCTCCGAGCGGCGGGACATCTGGAAGCTGATCGTGCGCAAGTTGAAGGAGGCCCGGGTGGCCATGCAGCTCGAGGAGGTCTACACCAAGGACCAGATCCTCGAGGCCTACATCAACCAGATCAACTACGGCCAGAACTGGCTGGGCATCCAGACGGCGGCCCGCAACTATTTCGGCAAGAACGCCTCCGAGCTCACGCCTTCGGAGGCGGCCATGCTGGCGGCGATCCCCAAGAGCCCCACCCGCTATTCCCCGCTCAACAACCCCGACCTCACGCTCGAGCGCCGCAACCTGGTGCTGCAGCTCATGGCGGAGCAGGACTATCTGGAGCGGGCGGACGCGGAGCGCTACAAGCAGGAGCCGGTGCCCACGGTGCGGGCCCAGATGGACAAGGGCATCGCGCCCTACTTCGTGGAGTGGGTCCGCGGACAGTTGGACGACCGCTTCGGCTCCCAGCTCTACACCGCCGGCCTGCGCGTCCATACAACGTTGGATGCGTCCATGCAGCGAGCGGCCAATCTGTCGATGGAGCACGGCTTCGTGGCCGTGGAGGGGCGTCCCGGCTTCCGCCACCCGCGCTATGCGCAGTTCGCCGATTCGACCTCGCTCTCCATGGCCAACAGCCCCTACGTCCAGGGCGCGTTCGTCGCGCTGAGCCCCCAGACGGGCGAGGTGTGGGCCATGATCGGAGGGCGGGACTTCCGCCACTCGAAGTTCAACCGCGCCACCCAGGCTCGTCGCCAGGCCGGATCGTCCTTCAAGCCGTTCGTCTACACCTCCGCCATCGCCAGCCGCATCCCGGCGTCCCACGTCATCATCGACGCTCCCGTCGTGATCCCGCAGCTCGACACCACCGAGTGGAAGCCCAAGAACTTCAGCGGCGAGTTCGCGGGACCGATGACGCTGCGCGAGGGACTGCGCACGTCCACCAACATGATCGCCATCAAGCTGGGCATGGAGGTGGGCCTGGAGACCGTGGCGCAGACGGCGCGGCGCATGGGCATCCGCACCGAGGTCGAGCGCTTCGAATCCACCGCCATCGGAGCCGTGGAGGTCGTGCCCCTCCAGATGGCGGAAGCGTACAGCGCGTTCGCGACGCTCGGCACCAAGTCGGTTCCGCACGGCATCGCGCGGGTCGAGTCGGCGACGGGCGAGGTCCTGTGGGAGATCGAGCCGGAGCAGGCGGAGGTGCTCGACCAGCCCGTCGCGCGGATCATGGTCTCCATGATGGAGGACGCGGTGAACCGCGGTACGGGCACGGCGGTCCGCACCACCGCGGGACTGCCCTACGACGTGCGGGTGGCGGGAAAGACCGGCACCACCAACGACGCGACCAACACCTGGTTCATCGGGTACACGCCCAACCTGCTGGCGCTGGTGTGGTTCGGGATGGACCTGCCGCAGACCACCCGCCCGAATGCCACCGGAGGCGGGGACGCCGCGCCCGTGTGGGGCGAGTTCGCGCGCCTGGTCTACTACGGCAACACGGACGAGGACTCCGACCCCGGCTTCGAGCCGATGCTGGAGATCCCGGCCGAATGGCCGATGGTGGACGGACTGACCACGCGGCTCGTCGACGCCAAGACCGGGAAGCTCGCGTCGCAGTGGTGTCCGGAGGAGGACCAGTACACGGAGCTCTACCTGCCGGGAACCGAGCCCACCGACCTGTGCGACCGGTCGGGCGAGGGTCTGCTCCGGCGCCTCCGCATCCCCCGCTGA
- a CDS encoding NYN domain-containing protein yields MNNPFHRAPHVATPLHGALDRGHNAALLIDFDNVTMGIRSDLSRELKLLLNSEVIRGKVAVQRAYADWRRYPQYIVPLSEASIDLIFAPAYGSSKKNATDIRLAIDALELVFIRPEIYTFILLSGDSDFSSLVLKLKEYGKYVIGVGLQESSSDILVQNCDEYYSYSTLTGLQKTTDAERVEFDPWVLVEKAVERMVERSDVMRSDRLKQVMVELDASFEERKFGFAKFSKFLAEAAGKGLIELKKLDNGQYEVGPGRGKRSQKRTRRSVRAVRAEPSLPDADVEPSVAHEQEDLEVVEVESRPDTLDRAYSLLREAVQELKDSGRDPARDSDVKRRMLQLRSSFDEGELGFPKFSKFLKQAHDDRIVKIERLDNGQYEVALPGGGRSASGGRSRDGRGRKRDDKREEGEGNGRRGRSGRSGREARASDDDDRNERESRRGRRDRDSQPAEEDESPRSERRSRREREAAASEDDDQGGRESRRGRRRRNGDDEPQAEAPERGRGRRSAAADRSSEVDEPEDGASRGPAEAAPVEPEAHVEDAPAERPEREPRRSARAQPEPDPEPQHAAEPEPPVERAAVEVASATRTAEAPASSGRSGGLTPRQQKRTRGREGPPPLLEGQVVKAPKSDGSAPSDGSPASE; encoded by the coding sequence ATGAACAACCCATTCCATCGGGCTCCGCACGTCGCGACGCCCCTGCACGGCGCCCTCGATCGGGGGCACAACGCCGCTCTCCTCATCGATTTCGACAACGTCACCATGGGGATCCGCAGTGATCTCTCCCGGGAGCTGAAGCTGCTCCTGAATTCGGAGGTGATCCGCGGGAAGGTGGCGGTCCAGCGAGCCTACGCCGACTGGCGCCGGTATCCGCAGTACATCGTGCCGCTGTCCGAGGCGTCCATCGACCTCATCTTCGCGCCGGCCTACGGCAGCTCGAAGAAGAATGCGACCGACATCCGGCTCGCGATCGATGCGCTCGAGCTCGTGTTCATCCGGCCCGAGATCTACACGTTCATCCTGCTCTCCGGAGACAGCGACTTCTCCAGCCTGGTGCTCAAGCTGAAGGAGTACGGCAAGTACGTGATCGGGGTCGGGCTCCAGGAGTCCAGCTCCGACATCCTCGTCCAGAATTGCGACGAGTACTACTCGTACAGCACGCTGACCGGCCTGCAGAAGACCACAGACGCCGAGCGGGTGGAATTCGACCCGTGGGTGCTGGTGGAGAAGGCCGTGGAGCGCATGGTCGAACGGAGCGACGTGATGCGCTCCGACCGGCTCAAGCAGGTCATGGTGGAGCTGGACGCCAGCTTCGAGGAGCGCAAGTTCGGCTTCGCGAAGTTCTCCAAGTTCCTGGCCGAGGCCGCGGGGAAGGGGCTCATCGAGCTCAAGAAGCTGGACAACGGCCAGTACGAGGTCGGCCCGGGGCGCGGCAAGCGCTCGCAGAAGCGCACGCGGCGCTCGGTACGCGCGGTGCGGGCGGAGCCCTCGCTGCCGGATGCCGACGTCGAGCCGTCGGTCGCCCACGAGCAGGAAGACCTGGAGGTGGTCGAGGTCGAGTCCCGCCCGGACACCCTGGACCGCGCCTACAGCCTGCTGCGCGAGGCCGTGCAGGAGCTCAAGGACTCGGGGCGCGATCCGGCCCGGGATTCCGACGTCAAGCGCCGCATGCTGCAGCTCCGCTCGTCGTTCGACGAGGGCGAGCTGGGCTTTCCCAAGTTCAGCAAGTTCCTCAAGCAGGCGCACGACGATCGCATCGTGAAGATCGAGCGCCTGGACAACGGCCAGTACGAGGTCGCCCTGCCGGGAGGCGGGCGCTCCGCCAGCGGAGGTCGCAGTCGGGACGGCCGCGGTCGCAAGCGCGACGACAAGCGCGAGGAGGGTGAGGGCAACGGCCGCCGCGGCCGGAGTGGTCGCAGCGGGCGTGAAGCACGCGCCTCCGACGACGACGATCGGAACGAGCGCGAGAGCCGGCGCGGCCGGCGGGACCGCGACAGCCAGCCGGCGGAGGAGGACGAGTCGCCGCGGAGCGAGCGTCGAAGCCGCCGGGAGCGTGAAGCCGCCGCCTCCGAGGACGACGACCAGGGCGGGCGCGAGAGCCGGCGTGGCCGGCGGCGCCGCAACGGCGACGACGAGCCCCAGGCGGAGGCGCCGGAGCGCGGCCGCGGGCGGCGCTCCGCGGCGGCCGACCGCTCCTCGGAGGTCGACGAGCCGGAGGACGGCGCGTCCCGCGGACCGGCCGAGGCCGCTCCGGTGGAGCCCGAGGCCCACGTGGAGGATGCGCCTGCCGAGCGGCCGGAGCGCGAGCCCCGGCGCTCCGCACGGGCCCAGCCCGAACCGGACCCGGAGCCGCAGCACGCGGCCGAGCCGGAGCCGCCCGTGGAACGCGCCGCGGTCGAGGTCGCTTCGGCGACCCGTACGGCCGAGGCGCCGGCCTCGTCGGGTCGGAGCGGGGGCCTGACCCCGCGCCAGCAGAAGCGCACGCGCGGGCGTGAAGGCCCGCCGCCGCTGCTCGAAGGCCAGGTCGTGAAGGCGCCGAAGTCGGACGGCAGCGCGCCCTCGGACGGATCACCCGCGAGCGAGTGA
- a CDS encoding DNA-3-methyladenine glycosylase: protein MSRTPPWTGADRPPVQAPFDLPTLPASPVEAARALLGAVLVSDVGGVRTSGVIVETEAYIGPADPASHAAARIGRTARNATMFGPAGTAYVYRIYGLHDCVNVVTGPVGRPLAVLVRALHPLEGRASMARRRDRADDLCSGPARLCRALGITLDLDGHPLDRPPLHLTAGWDVAPAAVRVGGRVGISRAGEWPLRFSVRDEPAVSRARGRPARRSSSFLDALATLETS, encoded by the coding sequence GTGAGCCGAACGCCGCCCTGGACCGGGGCGGACCGTCCCCCGGTCCAGGCGCCGTTCGATCTGCCGACGCTGCCGGCCTCCCCGGTCGAGGCCGCGCGGGCCCTCCTGGGCGCCGTGCTCGTGTCCGACGTGGGCGGCGTGCGCACCTCCGGGGTGATCGTCGAGACGGAGGCCTACATCGGCCCCGCCGACCCTGCCTCGCACGCGGCTGCCCGCATCGGGCGCACGGCCCGCAACGCCACCATGTTCGGGCCTGCGGGCACCGCCTACGTCTACCGCATCTACGGTCTGCACGACTGCGTCAACGTCGTCACCGGTCCCGTAGGCCGCCCTCTGGCCGTTCTCGTTCGCGCCCTGCATCCTCTGGAGGGCCGGGCGTCGATGGCCCGCCGCCGGGATCGGGCCGACGACCTCTGCTCCGGTCCGGCCCGACTCTGTCGCGCGCTGGGCATCACCCTGGATCTGGACGGACATCCCCTGGACCGACCCCCCCTCCACCTGACGGCCGGCTGGGACGTCGCGCCCGCAGCGGTGCGCGTCGGCGGCCGCGTGGGGATCTCCCGCGCCGGGGAGTGGCCGCTCCGCTTCAGCGTCCGGGATGAGCCGGCCGTCTCCCGCGCCCGCGGTCGTCCTGCTCGCCGGTCCTCCTCCTTCCTCGACGCGCTCGCCACCCTGGAGACGTCATGA
- a CDS encoding AMP-binding protein, which produces MALFERVTDLTVASALASRATSNPEDPFLFFGNDVLTYGRVEMRAEALAASLAGFGIGAGDRVALVLPAWPEYVISLFAAAKLGAVVVPINPRIMAPELQFVLRHSQAVCAVVVEGVDDIDYLARFEDLFPRLPDLQHLVTVGSEDLWYDDRIYQFEDALSAGAGRDYDAPPLDPGTQSFSLLYTAGTTGKPKAVELTHASVLAVAAATARLLGLDAYDRVIGVTGLFHAFGIGPGLLGTVLAGASLVLQESSAVGETLDLIERHGVTVHYGVPPLLRAELLEQRTRPRALASLRAGIVSGAALGEDLLDALRSELCPGLEVAYSVTETSSTVSLTGPGDPAPKRRQTVGRPLPGTEIRVLGPDGRPLPPESVGEIAVRGPGLMRGYYRQPRLTADQMDPDGFLQTGDLGLLDEDGYLHLVGRRRDVIIRDGLSVYPLEVESRIQDHPSVRAIAVVGVPDHVRGEAIHACVVPEEGAIVTHEEIRDWCAVTLAAYKIPDAVTFLDALPLTGTGKVRRQDLARRLAAGTSSGANLEA; this is translated from the coding sequence ATGGCGCTGTTCGAACGCGTCACTGATCTGACGGTCGCCTCGGCGCTTGCCAGCCGGGCCACCTCGAATCCCGAGGATCCCTTCCTCTTCTTCGGGAACGACGTGCTGACCTATGGGCGCGTCGAGATGCGCGCCGAGGCGCTCGCCGCGTCGCTCGCGGGCTTCGGCATCGGGGCCGGCGACCGGGTCGCGCTGGTGCTGCCGGCCTGGCCCGAATACGTCATCTCCCTCTTCGCGGCCGCGAAGCTCGGCGCGGTGGTCGTTCCGATCAACCCGCGCATCATGGCGCCGGAGCTCCAGTTCGTCCTGCGTCACTCGCAGGCGGTCTGCGCCGTCGTGGTCGAGGGCGTCGACGACATCGACTACCTGGCCCGCTTCGAGGATCTCTTCCCCCGCCTGCCCGACCTGCAACATCTGGTCACGGTCGGCAGCGAGGACCTCTGGTACGACGACCGCATCTACCAGTTCGAGGATGCGCTCTCGGCCGGAGCGGGGCGGGACTATGACGCGCCCCCGCTCGATCCGGGCACGCAGTCGTTCTCCCTGTTGTATACGGCCGGCACCACCGGCAAGCCCAAGGCGGTCGAGCTGACGCACGCGAGCGTGCTGGCCGTCGCGGCGGCCACGGCGCGTCTGCTCGGTCTGGACGCCTACGATCGCGTGATCGGCGTCACGGGGCTCTTCCACGCCTTCGGCATCGGGCCCGGCCTGCTGGGCACCGTTCTGGCCGGTGCGAGCCTCGTGCTCCAGGAGAGCTCCGCGGTCGGGGAGACCCTCGATCTGATCGAGCGACACGGGGTGACCGTCCACTACGGGGTACCGCCCCTGCTCCGGGCGGAGCTGCTGGAGCAGCGGACCCGTCCTCGCGCCCTGGCCTCGCTGCGGGCCGGCATCGTCTCGGGGGCGGCCCTGGGGGAGGATCTCCTGGACGCGCTCCGGAGCGAGCTCTGTCCGGGCCTCGAGGTCGCCTACTCCGTGACGGAGACCAGCTCCACGGTCTCCCTGACCGGTCCGGGCGATCCGGCACCGAAGCGACGGCAGACGGTCGGGCGGCCCCTGCCGGGGACGGAGATCCGGGTCCTGGGCCCCGATGGACGGCCCCTTCCGCCCGAGAGCGTGGGGGAGATCGCCGTGCGGGGCCCCGGCCTCATGCGCGGGTACTATCGACAGCCCCGCCTGACGGCCGACCAGATGGATCCGGACGGATTCTTGCAGACGGGCGACCTGGGCCTCCTCGACGAGGACGGGTACCTCCATTTGGTGGGCCGTCGGCGAGACGTTATCATTCGCGACGGCTTGAGCGTGTACCCTCTCGAGGTGGAGTCCCGTATCCAGGACCACCCCTCGGTGCGCGCCATTGCCGTGGTCGGCGTCCCGGATCACGTCCGGGGTGAGGCCATCCATGCGTGCGTCGTCCCGGAAGAGGGCGCGATCGTCACGCACGAGGAGATCCGCGATTGGTGCGCCGTCACGTTGGCGGCGTACAAGATTCCAGACGCGGTGACGTTCCTCGACGCATTGCCCCTTACAGGTACGGGTAAGGTGCGGCGCCAGGACCTCGCCCGGCGGCTTGCCGCCGGCACGAGCTCTGGCGCCAACTTGGAGGCGTGA